From the genome of Eublepharis macularius isolate TG4126 chromosome 12, MPM_Emac_v1.0, whole genome shotgun sequence, one region includes:
- the LOC129339691 gene encoding vomeronasal type-2 receptor 26-like: MGVSQCLMKSTKTAMNMEEREKMAQLIPEDSSGGQLIHRNFYCNQKQKLIATIGALTSPNSIQMANILTIFKVPQISYGSFDVKLNDKTQYPYFFSIVPNEVHQYVGIVQLLKHFGWNWIGLITSDDDEGETFLQNFMPSLVQSNLCIAFKELIPTVRSYINLPVEILERIGFNIFGNKMNTILVHGNRQSMEGLKIILYVNEISRKLPMERVWIITSQWDVTAVFSMEPFTTKSLNGSLSFVLHTSVVSEFQDFIETINPYESKIYNIQRFWFQVFVCTLPLYNLDYPNAENCTGKEKIRNLPETVFEMRMSGQSYGIYNAVYAVAHALHAMYSLRTWKKAIVEGGHFSVYPWQMYLYLRNVRFNNSVGEEIFFDGNGDLASGFDIMNLVTFPNQTFQRVRVGWMDPWSPTGEEFTINESAIVWNQKFQQSVPKSTCVPNCHPGHSRIVQEEKPICCYTCVQCAPGSISNQTNADQCEKCPEDQYPNKKQDQCIPKSITYLSFQDPMGAGLASVAILFFVIAVAVMGIFVAHWNTPIVKANNCSITCILLSSLMLGLLSSFLFIGQPGTVTCLLRQKLFGIIFSLSVSCVLAKTITVVLAFMATKPDNRMRKWVGKRLALSVIFFCSLIQTVNCAAWLATYPPFPELDMHSQLTVIIVQCNEGSAVMFYIVLGYTGLLAIISFTVAFLARKLPDSFNEAKLITFSMLVFCSVWVSFVPTYLSTKGKYMVAVEIFSILASSAGLLACIFFPKCFIILVRPQLNTREQLVRKI, encoded by the exons GAGGTCAGCTGATTCATCGCAATTTCTATTGTAACCAAAAGCAGAAATTGATCGCCACCATTGGTGCACttacctccccaaactccattcaAATGGCCAACATCTTAACTATCTTCAAGGTTCCACAG atcagttatggttcctttgatGTTAAACTGAATGATAAAACTCAATACCCATATTTCTTCTCAATCGTTCCCAATGAAGTTCATCAGTATGTTGGGATTGTTCAGCTCCTTAAACATTTTGGGTGGAATTGGATTGGCCTAATCACATCAGATGATGACGAAGGGGAAACATTCCTTCAAAACTTCATGCCAAGTTTGGTGCAGAGTAACCTTTGCATTGCTTTTAAAGAACTGATTCCAACAGTGAGGAGTTATATAAATCTTCCAGTAGAAATCTTGGAAAGGATAGGTTTTAATATCTTCGGGAACAAAATGAACACCATTCTTGTTCATGGCAATCGTCAGTCTATGGAAGGTTTAAAAATAATTCTATACGTTAATGAAATTTCTCGCAAACTACCAATGGAGAGAGTTTGGATTATAACATCTCAATGGGATGTTACAGCTGTTTTCTCTATGGAACCATTCACCACAAAATCCCTCAATGGCAGTTTATCCTTTGTGCTGCACACAAGTGTGGTGTCAGAATTTCAGGACTTCATTGAGACTATAAATCCATATGAGTCTAAGATATATAACATCCAACGATTCTGGTTCCAAGTATTTGTCTGCACGCTCCCATTATATAATCTTGATTACCCAAATGCTGAAAACTGCACAGGGAAGGAGAAGATAAGAAACCTCCCAGAAACTGTGTTTGAAATGAGAATGTCTGGTCAGAGTTATGGCATCTACAATGCAGTCTATGCTGTCGCGCATGCTCTCCATGCCATGTATTCATTAAGAACTTGGAAGAAAGCAATTGTGGAAGGAGGTCATTTCAGTGTTTATCCATGGCAG ATGTATTTGTATCTGAGAAATGTCCGCTTTAACAACAGTGTTGGGGAAGAAATCTTTTTTGATGGAAACGGAGACCTGGCAAGTGGCTTTGATATCATGAATCTGGTCACCTTTCCCAATCAGACTTTCCAGAGAGTGCGAGTGGGATGGATGGACCCCTGGTCTCCTACAGGCGAAGAGTTCACCATTAATGAAAGTGCCATTGTGTGGAATCAGAAGTTCCAGCAG AGTGTTCCTAAGTCTACATGTGTCCCGAACTGCCACCCTGGACATAGTAGGATTGTTCAGGAGGAGAAGCCCATTTGTTGCTACACGTGTGTTCAGTGCGCACCAGGAAGCATTTCAAACCAGACTA ATGCCgaccaatgtgagaaatgcccTGAAGATCAATATCCTAATAAGAAACAGGATCAGTGCATTCCTAAATCGATCACCTACTTATCCTTTCAGGATCCAatgggagcaggcttggcttctgttgccattttgttttttgtGATTGCGGTTGCTGTGATGGGGATCTTTGTGGCACACTGGAACACACCTATTGTGAAAGCCAACAACTGCAGCATCACATGTATCCTGCTCTCCTCTCTGATGCTTGGCCTTCTGTCTTCCTTCCTCTTCATTGGTCAACCTGGGACTGTGACCTGTCTCCTCCGACAAAAACtctttggcatcatcttctccctttcagtttcttgtgtcttggccaaaaccatcactgtggttcttGCCTTTATGGCCACAAAGCCAGAcaacaggatgaggaaatgggtggggaagagactggctCTCTCAGTcatctttttttgttctttgatTCAAACTGTCAACTGTGCCGCATGGCTGGCAACCTACCCCCCTTTTCCAGAGTTGGACATGCACTCCCAGCTGACTGTTATCATTGTACAATGTAACGAAGGCTCAGCAGTCATGTTTTACATCGTTTTGGGGTACACGGGTCTTCTGGCCATCATCAGTttcactgtggctttcctagcaCGAAAGCTGCCTGATTCTtttaatgaagccaagctgatcaccttcagcatgttggtcttctgcagtgtttgggtgTCCTTTGTCCCCACATATCTGAGCACCaaggggaaatacatggtggccgtggagatcttctccatcttggcctctagtgcCGGCctattggcttgtatcttctttCCCAAATGCTTCATTATTTTAGTCCGGCCACAGCTAAACACCAGAGAGCAGCTAGTAAGGAAAATTTAA